The segment gtgaagaaataacaaaatatgtcATTGTGatgcatttttttaattcagaagatggtcaaataTCACTGGAACacagaaaaaaatgaataagagaATTTGTATAAACCACAAATGAAATCATTCACTACATAATTTTTCTTAATCCTTTCTCTGCCTTCTCGGTGCATTGAGACTGTTAGGCGTACTCAATTCtaagactggtcaacggacCGGAACCGGGTCACCGGATCGGAATGAACCGGtaccggaccggaccggaatCCGTTGATCGGAATTTTGACCAgtaccgggatgaaccggaccggaattaccgggatggttcatcggttccgtcccgttccactatataccgggacggaaccggaatgaaccggaacggaccgggatggaacgggacggaattaacgggacgatattttttaaattacgaaaatataatttttttttatttttaagtataaattaatagtttttaaatttatactataatttttaacttaagtttattttaaagatattttattaatttttttttattattgttaagtttgcaagtaatctaataaagttttcaaaatttaaatcttttgaagtttatactttataagttattacttatatttattaatatttattttataagttatatttataacttgtatcttgtaaatattaaataaataaaatttgtaattttaaaaaagtaaattaaattacaaaaattaaaaaatatcaatttaatttatttaaatttgtaacaaattacaatttcaatggccgggatttttgaaaaaaatttaaattttaaaatataatttataaaaaatataaatataaattatataaaatataaaatataaaaaaattaatatatattaaataaaccggaccggaaccggaactgaccggaccggaccggaaccggaatgaaccgggaTGAACCGGTACCGGTACACCGGTACGAAACTacggttccgtcccgttccgTGTACCGGTTTAGAATATCCCGGCCCGTCCCGTAGGCAACCGAAACGGGACGAACCGGAACGGTACCGGTACGTCCCGTTCCGTTGCCCAGTCTTACTCAATTCTCACATGAATCATCTTTCTTAAGATCTTGTTATGAACCTGCTTGTTGACTTCAACACTAATGGCATGTTTGGTAACATTTCAAACACGACCAATACATTTATGATAGAACTTGTGAGTCATTATTTTGTGAACTATTgctctaattaaaattttctttgaggAGAAAACTAATATACAGTAGTGGGCAAGAAAAATGGAAAGTTAAATAAATGTGGGCTTtgttaagtttatatattttattttttaaaaaatcgtcGGGTTAATTTTTGAACCGctttaaatttctattttgtttttagattgtaattcattatttaatataattaaaaattaattaattgatattttaaaaattaagaaaaaagctATCACATATAGatgtttcaaataattaattttcattgaAGAATTTATCATACTTTAATCAGTTACAGGCTTACGACTATTCAAATTCACTGTTTTccaaattattatcattatgttATTTTCTAGAATTATTCTTTCAACACATTGAATCACCTTTTCATAACCATATAAATACGAGATTGATGGATAGTTAGTTAAGGAGGAAAACGTACCTAATAGAATTTTAATCCACTTCAAAGAAGAGAAAGATCTCATGCAAATTGCATTTGGAAAtattcaaaaatgacaaatggAATTGTGAACAAATTTTCCAAAGATGTGTTGATGTATCTTATTCTGAAGCTCCCAATAAAGTCTATATTGCGATTCAAATCCATTTCTAAATCCTTGTACAATCTCATGCAATCGTCAACATTCATCAATCTTCATCTCAATCATACCACTTGTACAAAACATGAAATAATTCTCTTCAAACGCTCCATTAAAGAAGGACACAACGAATTTAGAAGTATCATGTCGTTCCTTTCTAGTTATCATGATAACGATGATTTTTACCATGTTTCTCCAGATCTAGATGTTCCACATTTGACTTCCACTACTTCATGTATTTTTCATAGATTCATAGGTCCTTGTCGCGGTTTAATTCTTCTAACAGATAAAGTAGAGACAGTATTATTTAATCCAGCTACTAGAAATTATAGGCTACTCCAACCTAGCCCTTATGATAGTCCACTAGGTTTCCATCGTTCTATCAATGGCGTTGCATTTGGTTTTGACTCAATTTCAAATGATTACAAGATTATTAGGCTAGCTGAAGTTCGCGGAGAACCACCTTTCTACTGTTATACTGTGGTACAATGGAGAGTCGAGATTTATGAATTGAGCATTGATTCATGGAGAGATGTAAATCATGGCGATCTACCATTGCCTTATGTGCATTGGTATCCCTGTGCTGAGTTGTTTTACAAAGGTGCTTCTCATTGGTTTGGTAACGGTAGATCAATTGAGATGCTTGCTTTTGATGTAAGTACAGAGACTTTTCGAAATATTAAAATGCCTCATACTTGTCATTCCAAAGACAGAAAGTGTTATGCACTCGTAGTGTTAAATGAGTATCTAACGTTGGTTTGTTACCCATATCCGGGGTGTAAAATCGATCCAGCAATAGATTTCATGGAAATTTGGGCAATGAAGGAGTATGGTGTGATCGAATCTTGGACTAATATACACATTATTCCACCACTTGTAATCGAATCACCGTTGGCAGTTTGGAGGAATCATATATTGTTTCTTCAAAGCATAAGTGGACATTTGATTTCTTGTGATCTTAATTCTCATGAAGTCAAGGAATTAGATTTAGATGGTTGGCCTGAAAGTTTGAGAGTAACAATTTTCACCGAAGGCTTGActttaatttcaaaagaaatccAACATAATAGTACACAACTTCAATAAAACTTCAACACCACATGTATTCATTTGGAAATACTTTTACACTCTTCTTTATTCTTTTGGTGTTAAGTAGCTTGACTTATAAACTAGTCCAGTTATTACTAATGCTTATTgtgtcaataaatatatttccttgtgtttaaaattttgtaaaagCTTATATAGAATTTTCTTTTCATGCACGATAGTTAATActtagtttagtttaaattcTTATGTTTCATAGGCAAATAACTTCAGCTTTTACAGTTTCTAAAGTTCATACCTTTCAAAtttgtaaaaacaaaatttaagttgcttataaatccaaaaattaaataaaataaatcctCATGTGATCACTCAAACTTATTGAAATTGCATAACAAAATCGTACATTTATAAAGTTACTAACCGTTCGCATATTTACCTTACAAATTAACTATCACTAAAGAAATGTTCAAAACAATCTCTAAGCTTTGACACTTGAATTAATATAccatttcattttgtttaatGAAAATTGATCTAAGAAAGGCCTACGATATAGTGAGTTGGGAATTTCTGGAAGAGGCACTAATGGGGTATGGGTTTCCAACTAGGTTCATTCATTTGATTATGATGTGTGTAACTTATCCTATGTTCATAGTGAaaattgttaggttattagcattttaatattaatatgtaacatattaaattgttttattttggagttataagaatgactATTGGTAGGCATTTGTGTTTTAAACTACCAATTTAATCATGCTATTTATTTTTGACTTGGTAGCCATGTAATGTCATTACTTTTGGCTTTATTGGTTGAATTCATTGTGAGATAAAAACATTCCAATAAACATTAAAATGGATAACTTCTatatcatccattagcattgattattcatcactttatttcattcttaattcctccattactctttgtaacatatgtaattCCTTTGTAAGTTATGTAACCTATtaaactcctaaggccattatcttcactatttactacctccattatctttctattcattgctaggaaaaCTTCttatagtataaatagtggtggtcttcatttggtttggcACACAcaaaaacacaagagaaaacaatgagtgaaagagttagtctaaaagagagttcttataaGTTGAAGGgatgtgttcttttttgtggagctttgaactcaactctagcctttgtgaggctaatggatcccaaaatcacaaagttgggtaagaaagttactacttgtgcttttcttAGTTATGCTTCAAAATGTACAACTTgcagattttttaatcttgaagataatattgtaatagaatctaGTGatactatttttcatgaaataaatttccttttgatactaaaaatagtgggggtcaaaggattgaataaaatattttgtcactacctagttcttttacttcaactttgaaaaataaagaagttggtgattttgagttaagaagaagtaaaagagctagagtagaaaaatattttggtcctgatttttatgtgtttaatgtttaaaatgaccctctaacttttaaagaagcattatcttcacatgattctatttttttaaaaaagaggctgtaaatgatgaaatgaaatctctaatttctaataaaacgtAGAAGTTGATTGATTTACCACCGGGTCgtaaaacaattggttgcaaatggatcttaaggaaaaagttgaaaccggatggttctattgataaatacaaggctAGACTAgctgcaaaaggttttaaacaactagaaggcctagaattttttgatactttttctctggtaataatatttttgatttgcaaattcatcaaatggatgtaaaaactacTTTTCTAAATGGAtacctaaatgaagaaatttatatggaccaacccgagtgttttgttgaagcagaccaagaaagcaaagtatgtaaacttactaaatccttatatggcttgaaacaggCACAAAAGCAAtgacatgaaaagtttgattcttgcatgattgaaaatggttttaaaacaaataactGTGATGAGTGCgtatatcataagtcttggaataattcacatgtgatcatttgcttatatgttgatgatttgttgatctttggctctaacatgaatgttattgatgaagctaaaaatgttcttaaaaaccattttgatatgaaagatcttggtgaggcaaAATTTATTCTTTggataaaaataacaagaacatgtgaggggattttccttgaccagtcacattatgttaaattttttaaaaaaatatataactttcataattgcaagcatgttgctactccttttgattcaagtgttcacttatttctTGTTGAGAgttaaaatgatgtaataaatcaaaaggaatatgctagtataatagaaagtttgagatatgtgactgattgcactaggcctgatatttCATATACTGTAGGAGTACTTGGCAGAATTACAAGCAATGcaggtaatgaacattggcatgctacaacaagagttatgagatatttaattggaacaaaaaattgtggtttgttctataaaaaatatcctgctgtacttgaaggcttttgggtggagtgttaatctTAGAGGAGCACTCTTGACAAATTTCACatatgtgatgtgtggaagtagatcacttcctatgagaatgaggcttattctcaaatgcactcatgaaatCGGAATAGCACATGACCATAACGTGCTGGCtgttaaagctcatgtcaacaccttgattattatgtgtgagcagtttatattttatttcccttaagtagtcatagttcaagtctgagacaactacgactctggagtaaaagttactgtttcactaagtggaggttcaatgcaaagcacaccttcattatgcatagtagtcttccttcaactgatatactctcttatctaaatattaaaatgagtgggggattgttaggttattagcattttaatattaatatgtaatatattaaattgctttattttggagttataagaatgaccaTTGGTAGGCATTTGTGTTTTAAACTACCAATTTAATCATGCTATTCATCTTTGACTTGGTAGCCATGTAATGCCATTACTTTTGGTTTTATTTGTTGAATTCATTGTGAGATAAAAACATTCCaataaacattggaatggataacttctacatcatccattaacattggttatccatcactttatttcattcttaattcctccattactctttgtaacatatgtaactccttTGTAAGttatgtaacctatgaaactcctaaggccattatcttcactatttactaacTCCATTAtattcctattcattgctaggaagacttcttgtagtataaatagtggtggtcttcatttggtttggcACACAcaaaaaacacaagagaaaacaataagtgaaagagttagtctaaaagagaattcgtattagttgaagggatgtgttcttttttgtggagctttggactcaactcttgtccagagttgttgagttatactttgtgaaggctgttgtatcatggagggacaagtcaaagaggactactgctggaccggtaaaaacatttgttgcagtgggcttgaatctccttaaagacaGCGAGATATCTGCGCCTCAGCGtgaagagattaatttcttcattttatttttaattgtaatcttgcaatttgaTTATCTTGTATGTTTTTTCAGTAACAAAATTAATGTAGAGCATGTTTTTTCCCTTGAAAAAGGGGGATTGGACAATGCAATCCCATATCCCCACTACTTTTTGTGCTTTTCATGGATTATCTGTCAAGGTAACACTAATTCTGCTTCTAGAGTAATGGAGGCACTAAAACATTTTAGTGAAAGCTTGTAAGCTAACATGGATAAGTCCAATTTGTTCTTGACAAGAATAGACGACCAGACCTTAGATCAACTGATGAGGAAGATAGGGTTCATCATAGGTCCTTCCTATAAGATATCTAGGCTTACCTTTGTCTTCTAAGGGTGGGAGTAAGATGGAGTGTCAACAATTGAAATACAATACAACATCCGAGATCACTAGTGCTTATTCGAAGCAATTGTCCTATGCATGATAGActtcaaataattaatgttgTCGTTTTCCCAATACATAGCTTTTGGAGTTCTGTTTTAATATTGCCTCAGAGTGTATTAAAGAATAtggatgaaaatttttaaatattatttgtgaGTTTAGAAAGAGCTAAACTAGAAATAGCTAATTGAGAATTAGGCAAGTTAGTTTTAAATTGTGAAATtttggatcaacttcaaataatcataactttcGGCATAGGATGATTTAGATAGACCATTagatatcaaatgaaagatCTTTGAGTCCTCTTTCCAATACCATAGATTTTGCTAAATTCTAAATTCGGATGAGAGAGATATGCTCGTTTGAGTTCAGTCTTCCAATTGAGTATTTTGGTCTTCTCCTTGCCCACACTTATCCCACACGTTTTCCCACCCAAATTAGGGTTCAAAGCTAATTAAAACCAGTTTACTCTAAAATCTAAAAACGTCTGAAATTTAAGGGC is part of the Solanum lycopersicum chromosome 1, SLM_r2.1 genome and harbors:
- the SLF11 gene encoding S-locus F-box protein type-11; amino-acid sequence: MTNGIVNKFSKDVLMYLILKLPIKSILRFKSISKSLYNLMQSSTFINLHLNHTTCTKHEIILFKRSIKEGHNEFRSIMSFLSSYHDNDDFYHVSPDLDVPHLTSTTSCIFHRFIGPCRGLILLTDKVETVLFNPATRNYRLLQPSPYDSPLGFHRSINGVAFGFDSISNDYKIIRLAEVRGEPPFYCYTVVQWRVEIYELSIDSWRDVNHGDLPLPYVHWYPCAELFYKGASHWFGNGRSIEMLAFDVSTETFRNIKMPHTCHSKDRKCYALVVLNEYLTLVCYPYPGCKIDPAIDFMEIWAMKEYGVIESWTNIHIIPPLVIESPLAVWRNHILFLQSISGHLISCDLNSHEVKELDLDGWPESLRVTIFTEGLTLISKEIQHNSTQLQ